A stretch of Episyrphus balteatus chromosome 2, idEpiBalt1.1, whole genome shotgun sequence DNA encodes these proteins:
- the LOC129909606 gene encoding uncharacterized protein LOC129909606: MNSIVFLVVLAIFVSTSSAANLTVASSNEEYTALWNRKFQNDIYVADMKIECVDGRGADSIRVMKDQQEEILKEIKRYQDSLVPVEALSLIRKHCVQKYKTMLVTYETAQAQFATCIATAQSRVNTLTTTAKNTVAAAKASANTNLPRAIVSCNTTYFSNPQKHEECVINNIDSYANSIQTNMRNIDKNLDASLCTSTDLARDAIQCAFGIERNVLLTIGKVTTLIDSCMKETETICPCAKNLMVESVTPSVAKLLAGNVTRT, encoded by the exons ATGAATTCGATAGTCTTTTTAGTTGTTTTAGCAATTTTTGTTAGCACAAGTTCagcg gcaAACTTAACAGTTGCAAGTTCAAACGAAGAATATACTGCCCTTTGGAACAGGAAGTTCCAGAATGATATCTACGTTGCTGACATGAAAATCGAATGCGTCGATGGACGTGGTGCCGACAGTATTCGAGTGATGAAAGATCAACAAgaagaaattttgaaagaaatcaaACGCTATCAAGATAGTCTTGTTCCAGTTGAGGCTTTGAGTTTAATTCGAAAACATTGTGTTCAGAAATACAAAACAATGCTGGTAACATACGAAACAGCTCAAGCACAATTTGCAACATGCATAGCAACAGCACAATCAAGGGTAAATACATTAACAACAACAGCTAAAAATACTGTGGCAGCCGCAAAAGCATCAGCTAATACCAATTTACCAAGAGCTATTGTTAGTTGCAATACAACTTACTTTAGTAATCCACAGAAACACGAAGAATGTGTTATAAATAAT ATTGATTCTTATGCTAATTCTATTCAAACAAATATGAGAAATATTGACAAAAATCTAGATGCTAGTTTGTGTACTTCGACTGATCTTGCTCGTGATGCTATTCAATGTGCATTTGGAATTGAACGTAATGTTTTATTGACAATTGGCAAAGTGACAACTTTAATTGATAGTTGTATGAAGGAAACGGAAACGATTTGTCCGTGTGCAAAGAATTTAATGGTTGAAAGTGTAACACCAAGTGTTGCAAAACTTTTGGCAGGAAATGTTACTCGAACGTAG